From Polyodon spathula isolate WHYD16114869_AA chromosome 26, ASM1765450v1, whole genome shotgun sequence, one genomic window encodes:
- the LOC121300976 gene encoding eukaryotic translation initiation factor 3 subunit B-like, whose protein sequence is MRDTENMAAEAEFDEDEEPSFSDPEDFVDDVSEDELLGDLLKERPQEADGIDSVVVVDNVPQVGPERLEKLKNVIHKIFSKFGKITNEFYPVGEGNTKGYIFLEYSCPAHALEAVKNADGYKLDKQHTFRVNIFTDFDKYMNISDEWETPEKQPFKDFGNLRHWLEDADCRDQYSVIFESGERTGIFASDIKEPIVVEERARWTETYVRWSPKGTYLATFHQRGIALWGGEKFKQIQRFSHQGVQLIDFSPCEKYLVTFSPLMDTKDDPQAIIIWDVLTGQKKRGFHCESSAHWPIFKWSHDGKFFARMTQDTLSIYETPSMGLLDKKSLKITGIKDFSWSPGDNIIAFWVPEDKDIPARVTLMQLPSRQEIRVRNLFNVVDCKLHWQKNGDYLCVKVDRTPKGTPGVVTNFEIFRMREKQVPVDVVEMKEGIIAFAWEPNGSKFAVLHGESPRINSSFYHVKSNGKIELIKTFDKQQANSIFWSPQGQFLVLAGLRSMNGALAFVDTSDCTMMNIAEHYMASDVEWDPTGRYVVTSVSWWSHKVDNAFWLWTFQGRLLQKNNKDRFCQLLWRPRPPTLLNVEEIKIIKKDLKKYSKIFEQKDRLSQSKASKELVDRRRTMIEEYHAYRENAQKIYQEQRLLRLDLREGVDTDELDSNVEDWEEETIEFFVTEEIIRLGEQA, encoded by the exons ATGCGGGATACAGAGAATATGGCAGCAGAAGCCGAATTTGATGAGGATGAAGAGCCCTCTTTTAGCGACCCAGAGGATTTCGTGGATGACGTTAGTGAAGACG AGCTACTGGGCGATCTCCTGAAGGAGAGACCACAGGAGGCGGATGGGATTgactctgttgttgttgttgacaacGTTCCTCAGGTTGGACCAGAACGTCTCGAGAAACTAAAGAATGTCATCCACAAGATCTTCTCAAAGTTTGGCAAAATCACAAACGAATTTTACCCAGTGGGAGAAGGGAATACAAAAGG ATACATTTTCCTGGAGTACTCCTGTCCTGCGCATGCTCTTGAGGCTGTGAAGAATGCAGATGGATACAAGCTGGACAAGCAGCACACCTTTAGGGTTAACATCTTCACAGACTTTGACAA gtatatgAATATCAGTGATGAATGGGAAACACCAGAGAAGCAGCCATTCAAAGACTTT ggGAATCTGCGTCACTGGCTGGAAGATGCGGACTGCAGAGATCAATACAGCGTGATATTTGAATCTGGGGAACGCACAGGCATTTTTGCCAGTGATATCAAGGAACCAATTGTTGTTGAGGAGAGAGCA cgCTGGACAGAGACATATGTCCGTTGGTCTCCTAAAGGTACCTATCTGGCCACATTCCATCAGAGGGGCATTGCTCTGTGGGGAGGAGAGAAGTTTAAACAGATTCAGAGGTTCAGCCACCAGGGGGTGCAGCTCATTGACTTCTCTCCAtgtgaaaa GTACCTGGTTACATTCAGCCCTCTGATGGACACAAAAGATGACCCACAGGCCATCATCATCTGGGATGTCCTGACTGGACAGAAAAAGAGAGGCTTCCATTGTGAGAGCTCTGCTCATTGGCCTATCTTCAA gtGGAGTCATGATGGAAAATTCTTTGCCAGAATGACGCAAGACACTCTCAGCATCTATGAGACCCCA tctATGGGGTTATTGGACAAGAAAAGTTTAAAAATTACTGGGATAAA ggATTTCTCTTGGTCTCCGGGTGACAATATCATTGCTTTCTGGGTACCTGAGGATAAAGATATCCCAGCAAGGGTGACACTCATGCAGCTTCCGTCTCGGCAAGAGATCCGAGTCCGAAATCTGTTCAACGTGGTGGACTGTAAGCTTCACTGGCAGAAGAACGGGGATTACCTTTGTGTGAAGGTAGACAGGACCCCCAAAGGCACGCCG GGTGTGGTGACCAACTTTGAAATCTTCCGGATGAGGGAAAAGCAAGTTCCAGTTGATGTGGTAGAAATGAAAG aggGCATTATAGCCTTTGCTTGGGAGCCAAACGGCAGTAAATTTGCTGTGCTGCATGGAGAGTCTCCGAGAATAAATTCATCATTCTACCATGTTAAAAGCAACGGCAAAATCGAGCTTATAA aAACGTTTGATAAGCAGCAAGCAAACAGTATTTTCTGGAGTCCTCAGGGTCAGTTTTTGGTGTTGGCTGGTCTGAGAAG CATGAATGGTGCTTTAGCATTTGTTGACACATCAGACTGCACCATGATGAATATTGCAGAACATTACATGGCGTCAGATGTAGAATGGGACCCAACTGGACGATATGTTGTTACATCAGTGTCTTGGTGGAGCCATAAG GTGGACAATGCATTCTGGCTGTGGACCTTTCAGGGTCGTCTGCTTCAGAAAAACAACAAGGATCGTTTTTGCCAGCTTTTGTGGAGACCCCGACCACCAACACTTCTTAATGTGGAGGAGATCAAA atcattaaGAAGGATCTGAAGAAGTACTCCAAGATCTTTGAGCAGAAGGATCGTCTGAGTCAGTCCAAGGCCTCCAAG GAACTAGTTGACAGGAGACGAACAATGATAGAAGAGTATCATGCATACAGGGAGAATGCCCAGAAGATATACCAGGAACAAAGATTGCTTCGCTTGGATCTCAGAGAAG GTGTGGATACGGACGAGCTTGACAGCAATGTTGAAGACTGGGAGGAGGAGACCATTGAATTTTTCGTCACTGAAGAAATTATTCGCCTTGGAGAACAGGCGTAG
- the brat1 gene encoding BRCA1-associated ATM activator 1, producing the protein MERECAELLPSVCAVLADSRESVPDDTCLEKLLDWFKEQTGKVPGLSLLQQNPCLTDLISSVHKLRDLEPSVLSFISRLAGLFAASEDVFYCLEHQSILTELFDNRDSWQDATVRCGWIHGLLSMLRHWPAMKFILKHERIQVIFKLQRDSSLFVASAANRLLAHILTFPKLQEASPGSVYCEWTECVKEIAGHVEDSLESGIPQHVQQSLKLVTLALGNCQPVVMEMLWQKVGGHVESLLEKDPSNMAQRLLELLLVASRTPLFSSADSQVVTVMSLMLCSLTPTLAIPLASGILKLENCPESLRIKALRVVLHPMDCILKVTDQQPQNAGLLDEFVCKESFIEDQLSRKTSCISLLCLSLSHAGELADVPSASVELSSGSLLSSVVAVLQLCIGIAVPTTPACICRHLIGCVRVQRFAVDTLGSLSKQAGSTDFVEQVFNILLEYLINPDTESSVLKKVMQAILQWFSRHSDLPVVWHSLSQDLFPVLKKRLCDVRWEVRDSALEFLTQLTLNFQGKTEFPPILLSSGILKLLLDLLSDSESYVRASAVTALGQTAYITNNNEETLNSESGTSVQEDIASRLVDILAQDTEGFPRRAVVKVFADWLKQHSRLTIQNFEESAASVLKYGSNDLDWEVKIHSLEMAEVCINQTLSKSSLSSCPYAVIQSENSKNEKLTESLQKLCSLKIFEVLLAGLYDCDRPVAQKACTILISLKQVVLEDREALDLKGLTWAPDILSKCFSKHSKMAVCGETNPSLQAGGNLVEILSILDLETMQQTLERSSDYIENSPRSLLQDILAATETTEDNAIDCY; encoded by the exons ATGGAGAGAGAATGTGCAGAACTGTTGCCCTCTGTCTGCGCAGTTTTAGCAGATTCCAGGGAATCCGTGCCAGATGACACCTGTTTGGAAAAACTGCTGGACTGGTTCAAGGAGCAGACTGGCAAAG TGCCAGGGCTGTCTCTTCTGCAGCAGAATCCATGTTTGACAGACTTGATAAGCTCTGTGCACAAGCTGAGGGATCTGGAGCCCAGCGTTCTCTCCTTCATCAGCAGGCTGGCTGGGCTGTTCGCTGCCTCTGAGGACGTTTTCTATTGCTTAGAG CATCAGAGCATCTTGACAGAACTCTTTGATAACAGGGACTCCTGGCAGGATGCAACTGTGCGGTGTGGTTGGATCCATGGGTTACTGAGCATGCTTCGGCACTGGCCTGCCATGAAGTTCATCTTGAAGCATG AACGGATTCAGGTGATCTTTAAGCTGCAGAGGGACTCCAGCCTCTTTGTTGCTTCTGCAGCCAACCGGCTGTTGGCACACATACTAACATTCCCAAAGCTTCAAGAAGCCTCACCTGGCTCTGTGTATTGTGAATGGACAGAGTGCGTCAAGGAGATTGCTGGACATGTAGAAGACTCATTGGAGTCTGGCATTCCGCAGCATGTCCAGCAGTCCTTAAAGCTTGTGACTCTGGCTTTGGGAAACTGCCAGCCAGTGGTCATGGAAATGCTGTGGCAAAAGGTAGGCGGGCATGTGGAATCATTGCTGGAGAAGGATCCGAGCAACATGGCACAGAGATTGCTGGAACTGCTACTCGTCGCATCTAG GACCCCGCTGTTTAGCAGCGCAGACTCCCAGGTAGTTACTGTGATGAGTCTCATGCTGTGTTCTCTGACTCCAACACTTGCTATTCCGTTGGCTTCTGGAATTTTGAAACTTGAGAACTG tCCAGAAAGCTTAAGAATCAAGGCTCTAAGAGTGGTCCTTCACCCAATGGATTGTATACTAAAAGTCACTGACCAGCAGCCTCAAAATGcag gCTTGCTGGATGAATTTGTTTGTAAGGAGTCCTTTATTGAAGATCAGCTGTCTAGAAAAACATCATGTATCTCTCTCCTGTGTCTCTCACTTTCTCATGCAGGGGAGCTAGCAGATGTG CCCTCTGCCTCTGTGGAGCTCTCATCCGGATCGTTGCTCAGCTCGGTTGTGGCAGTGTTGCAGTTGTGCATCGGTATTGCAGTTCCCACAACCCCTGCCTGTATCTGCCGACATCTGATTGGTTGTGTCAGGGTGCAGAGGTTTGCAGTGGACACGCTCGGGAGTCTTTCCAAGCAGGCAG gaagcACTGATTTTGTTGAGCAGGTATTCAACATTCTTCTAGAATACCTCATAAACCCAGACACAGAGTCTTCT gtTCTAAAGAAAGTCATGCAAGCTATCTTGCAATGGTTTTCCCGCCATTCTGATCTACCAGTAGTGTGGCATTCTCTAAGCCAAG ATCTGTTTCCTGTCCTGAAGAAACGCCTCTGTGATGTGAGATGGGAAGTCAGGGACTCTGCCCTTGAGTTTCTAACACAGCTTACTTTAAATTTCCAAG GGAAAACAGAGTTTCCACCAATCCTGTTGAGTTCTGGGATTCTGAAACTCCTTCTGGATTTGCTGTCAGACTCTGAGAGTTATGTTCGGGCAAGTGCTGTTACTGCCCTGGGACAGACTGCCTATATTACAAACAATAATGAAGAGACTCTCAACTCTGAGAGTGGCACAAGTGTGCAG GAGGACATTGCCTCACGGTTAGTTGACATTTTAGCCCAGGACACAGAGGGGTTCCCACGGAGGGCTGTGGTCAAGGTGTTTGCAGACTGGCTAAAGCAGCACTCCCGTCTGACAATACAGAATTTTGAAGAGTCTGCAGCCAGTGTGCTGAAGTACGGGAGCAATGACTTAGACTGGGAAGTAAAAATCCACAGCTTGGAGATGGCTGAAGTTTGTATCAATCAAACACTATCAAAATCTAGTTTATCATCTTGCCCTTATGCAGTTATTCAATCGGAAAACTCCAAAAACGAAAAACTTACAGAATCCCTTCAGAAGCTGTGCAGCCTTAAAATATTTGAAGTTCTGCTCGCTGGACTGTATGACTGTGACCGGCCTGTTGCGCAGAAGGCATGCACAATTCTAATCTCCTTGAAGCAGGTCGTTTTGGAAGACAGGGAGGCCCTAGATCTTAAAGGACTCACATGGGCTCCAGATATTTTAAGTAAATGCTTttcaaaacacagtaaaatggCAGTCTGTGGAGAAACCAATCCAAGTTTACAAGCAGGGGGCAATCTTGTTGAGATTTTGTCTATTCTGGATTTGGAGACAATGCAACAAACCTTAGAGAGGAGCAGTGACTACATAGAAAACAGTCCTCGCTCCCTCCTGCAAGATATTCTGGCTGCAACTGAAACCACAGAGGACAACGCTATAGACTGCTATTaa